A region of Burkholderiales bacterium JOSHI_001 DNA encodes the following proteins:
- a CDS encoding methionine synthase II (cobalamin-independent) (PFAM: Cobalamin-independent synthase, Catalytic domain), with protein sequence MTLRTTPPFRADHVGSFLRPKFLLDAREQKARGEITAEQLRAVEDKAITEIVKFQQDVGLQSITDGEFRRTYFHIDFLEQLGGVKTDIPVTVRKPDGSEELAPPVMRVIDKVRHVKDIQRADFEYLKSQIAAGLTPKVTIPSPTMLHFRGGRAGISKDAYPELDPAFYDDVAQAYGEELQSLFDAGCRYVQMDDTNLAYLCDDKMREAARQRGDDPNELPHRYAGFINKVVARKPAGMTLAMHLCRGNFKSTHAAAGNYEPVAEALLAEMNLDAYFLEYDDDRSGDFRPLRFLPKGKIVVLGLVTTKFGEMESKDALKRRIAEAAQYAPLEQLCLSPQCGFSSTVHGNNIAVAAQRDKLRLVVEVADEVWR encoded by the coding sequence ATGACCCTGCGCACCACGCCGCCCTTTCGCGCCGACCATGTTGGCAGCTTCCTGCGCCCCAAGTTCCTGCTGGACGCGCGTGAGCAGAAGGCGCGCGGCGAGATCACGGCCGAGCAACTGCGTGCGGTGGAAGACAAGGCCATCACCGAGATCGTGAAGTTCCAGCAGGACGTGGGCCTGCAGAGCATCACCGACGGCGAGTTCCGCCGCACCTACTTCCACATCGACTTCCTGGAACAACTGGGCGGCGTGAAGACCGACATCCCGGTCACCGTCAGGAAGCCCGACGGCAGCGAAGAACTGGCCCCGCCGGTGATGCGCGTGATCGACAAGGTGCGGCACGTGAAGGACATCCAGCGTGCCGACTTCGAGTACCTGAAGTCCCAGATTGCGGCAGGCCTCACCCCGAAAGTGACCATCCCTTCGCCCACCATGCTGCACTTTCGCGGCGGGCGGGCCGGCATCAGCAAGGACGCCTACCCCGAACTGGACCCGGCCTTCTACGACGATGTGGCGCAGGCCTATGGCGAAGAGCTGCAAAGCCTGTTCGACGCCGGTTGCCGCTACGTGCAGATGGACGACACCAACCTGGCCTACCTGTGCGACGACAAGATGCGCGAGGCCGCGCGCCAGCGCGGTGACGACCCCAACGAACTGCCGCACCGCTACGCCGGCTTCATCAACAAGGTGGTGGCGCGCAAGCCCGCGGGCATGACCCTGGCCATGCACCTGTGCCGCGGCAACTTCAAGAGCACCCATGCGGCGGCCGGCAACTACGAACCCGTGGCCGAGGCCCTGCTGGCCGAGATGAACCTGGACGCCTACTTCCTGGAGTACGACGACGACCGCTCGGGCGACTTCCGCCCGCTGCGCTTCCTGCCCAAGGGCAAGATCGTGGTGCTGGGCCTGGTGACCACCAAGTTCGGCGAAATGGAAAGCAAGGACGCGCTGAAACGCCGCATTGCCGAGGCCGCGCAGTACGCGCCGCTGGAGCAGCTGTGCCTGTCGCCGCAGTGCGGCTTCTCCAGCACCGTGCACGGCAACAACATCGCCGTGGCGGCGCAGCGCGACAAGCTGCGCCTGGTGGTGGAGGTGGCCGACGAGGTCTGGCGCTGA
- a CDS encoding transcriptional regulator (PFAM: MarR family): MASRTALATPLDRTLSYRLHLLHKLSDKASADAYLAECGLALGEGRCLAAIGAFAPLSVVDLAQRANLDKGQASRAAQALVNQGWVSKVASPVDGRGVVLALTPRGAALHKRVMALIERRNRDIFGVLSATERRQLGALLDRMIGHARGG; encoded by the coding sequence ATGGCCTCCCGCACCGCCCTTGCCACGCCGCTGGACCGCACGCTCAGCTACCGCCTGCACCTGCTGCACAAACTGAGCGACAAGGCCAGCGCCGACGCCTACCTGGCCGAATGCGGCCTGGCCCTGGGCGAAGGCCGCTGCCTGGCGGCCATCGGCGCCTTCGCGCCGCTGTCGGTGGTGGACCTGGCCCAGCGCGCCAACCTGGACAAGGGCCAGGCCAGCCGCGCCGCCCAGGCGCTGGTGAACCAGGGCTGGGTCAGCAAGGTGGCCAGCCCGGTGGACGGCCGCGGCGTGGTGCTGGCGCTCACCCCACGCGGCGCAGCGCTGCACAAGCGGGTGATGGCGCTGATCGAACGGCGCAACCGCGACATCTTCGGGGTGCTCTCGGCCACCGAGCGCCGCCAGCTGGGCGCCCTGCTGGACCGCATGATCGGGCACGCCCGCGGCGGCTGA
- a CDS encoding periplasmic component of amino acid ABC-type transporter/signal transduction system (PFAM: Bacterial extracellular solute-binding proteins, family 3): MGAQGSAQARRWSRWWWGAGALAMSALVLQGLKSAGYGTGLGDDGSLRRVQQAGELRVGYSVEAPYAMVLPDGQVSGAFPELTRQLAAHAGLHRITWVQMGFDALIPALQERRIDLVAAGLFVTPAREKLVRFSQPLVAVHPGWLTVVGNPKALGAYGDLKGRLGVKVAVLQGSAEQAVLAELGLPDTQLWPVPDAQAGQAMLLASRVDALALSLPTVRHLAGTLGSCCQALLAAAEGAPTVPASRAALAFHPQDLALARAFDQALQVLQDQPEFRRTVSRFGFDGAKPSAALATR; encoded by the coding sequence GTGGGTGCACAGGGCAGTGCGCAGGCGCGTCGGTGGTCCCGCTGGTGGTGGGGGGCCGGCGCGCTGGCCATGTCCGCCCTGGTGCTGCAGGGCCTGAAATCCGCCGGCTACGGCACGGGTCTGGGCGACGACGGCTCACTGCGGCGGGTTCAGCAAGCCGGTGAACTGCGCGTGGGCTACAGCGTGGAGGCGCCCTACGCCATGGTGCTGCCCGACGGCCAGGTCAGCGGCGCCTTTCCGGAACTCACGCGCCAGTTGGCCGCCCACGCCGGCCTGCACCGCATCACCTGGGTGCAGATGGGCTTCGATGCGCTGATCCCGGCGCTGCAGGAACGCCGCATCGACCTGGTCGCCGCGGGGCTGTTCGTCACGCCAGCGCGCGAGAAGCTGGTGCGCTTTTCGCAGCCCCTGGTGGCCGTTCACCCGGGCTGGCTGACGGTGGTGGGCAACCCCAAGGCCCTGGGTGCCTATGGCGACCTGAAGGGCCGGCTTGGGGTGAAGGTGGCGGTCCTCCAGGGCTCGGCCGAGCAGGCCGTTCTGGCCGAACTGGGTCTGCCGGACACACAGCTCTGGCCCGTGCCCGACGCCCAGGCCGGCCAGGCCATGCTGCTGGCCAGCCGGGTGGATGCGCTGGCGCTTTCTTTGCCCACGGTGCGCCACCTGGCCGGCACGCTGGGTTCGTGCTGCCAGGCCCTGCTCGCCGCAGCCGAGGGCGCACCGACCGTCCCCGCCAGCCGCGCTGCCCTGGCGTTCCACCCCCAGGACCTGGCCCTGGCCCGAGCGTTCGACCAGGCCCTTCAGGTGCTGCAAGACCAGCCCGAATTCCGTCGAACCGTATCACGCTTCGGCTTTGACGGGGCCAAGCCGAGCGCAGCCCTCGCCACCCGATGA
- a CDS encoding 2-polyprenyl-6-methoxyphenol hydroxylase-like oxidoreductase (PFAM: FAD binding domain), with translation MHQPQAQPRASIYYRYQVFPAAPRPAPGADALGGAAVVVVGAGPIGLTIALDLARHGVRVVLLAAERQVSEGSRAIVFTRRSMEILQQVGVADAMLARGLPWRFGNSFYRGQCIFRLQAPQDENDRFGPLLNLQQQVLEEALVNAVAGQPLIELRWGHKLTGLVSDDSGATLSVDTEQGEYTLRTPWLVAADGARSFVRQALDLRMEGDAYEGRFVIADIRVDLPYPTERRAYFDPDWNPGNTVLMHKEPEGIWRIDYQLPAGETPEQALAPAALKARIDAQLAMIGHAGVPWELDWCSVYSARAMTLPGYVHGRVLFTGDAAHLLPIFGVRGANTGFQDAHNLGWKLAAVVKGLAPAALLHSYSHERVGAAREIIQEAGKSTRFMTPPSAGFRLLRDATLQLALRHDFVRPLLHWRTSRAHDYLDSPLNSADDSGLPGPRPGAPMPDVQLAPGQHLMDATGPAFHLLLAGDAARADLAPAIARWRQRGVALVLWSAGPQAAPGAAAHWPDASGRLRQRYGLQATAAGAWLIRPDQHLAARFAGPAGSAPGAHWLDAALARALALQTVEAA, from the coding sequence ATGCACCAGCCACAGGCGCAACCGCGCGCTTCCATCTACTACCGCTACCAGGTGTTCCCGGCCGCGCCGCGGCCCGCACCGGGGGCGGACGCCCTGGGCGGCGCGGCCGTGGTGGTGGTGGGTGCCGGCCCCATCGGCCTGACCATCGCGCTGGACCTGGCCCGGCACGGCGTGCGCGTTGTGCTGCTGGCGGCCGAACGGCAGGTGAGCGAGGGCAGCCGGGCCATCGTGTTCACACGCCGGTCGATGGAAATCCTGCAGCAGGTGGGCGTGGCCGATGCGATGCTGGCGCGTGGCCTGCCCTGGCGCTTCGGCAATTCCTTCTACCGCGGCCAGTGCATCTTCCGCCTGCAGGCGCCGCAGGACGAGAACGACCGCTTCGGCCCGCTGCTGAACCTGCAGCAGCAGGTCCTGGAAGAAGCGCTGGTGAACGCGGTGGCGGGCCAGCCGCTGATCGAACTGCGCTGGGGCCACAAGCTCACCGGGCTGGTCAGCGACGACAGCGGCGCCACCCTCAGCGTGGACACCGAGCAGGGTGAGTACACGCTGCGCACCCCCTGGCTGGTGGCGGCCGACGGCGCGCGTTCTTTCGTGCGCCAGGCGCTGGACCTGCGCATGGAAGGTGATGCCTACGAGGGCCGCTTCGTCATTGCCGACATCCGCGTCGATCTGCCCTACCCCACCGAGCGCCGCGCCTACTTCGACCCCGACTGGAACCCCGGCAACACGGTGCTGATGCACAAGGAACCCGAAGGCATCTGGCGCATCGACTACCAGTTGCCCGCCGGTGAAACGCCCGAGCAGGCGCTGGCGCCCGCCGCCCTGAAGGCCCGCATCGACGCCCAACTGGCCATGATCGGCCACGCCGGTGTGCCCTGGGAACTGGACTGGTGCTCGGTGTACTCGGCCCGCGCCATGACCTTGCCCGGCTACGTGCACGGGCGCGTGCTGTTCACCGGCGACGCGGCCCATCTGCTGCCCATCTTTGGCGTGCGCGGGGCCAACACCGGCTTCCAGGACGCCCACAACCTGGGCTGGAAACTGGCCGCGGTGGTCAAGGGCCTGGCGCCAGCCGCGCTGCTGCACAGCTACAGCCATGAACGCGTGGGCGCGGCGCGCGAGATCATCCAGGAAGCCGGCAAGAGCACCCGTTTCATGACCCCGCCCAGCGCCGGCTTCCGCCTGCTGCGCGACGCCACGCTGCAACTGGCGCTGCGCCACGACTTTGTGCGTCCGCTGCTGCACTGGCGCACCTCGCGGGCGCACGACTACCTGGATTCACCGCTGAACAGCGCGGACGACAGCGGCCTGCCCGGCCCGCGCCCGGGGGCCCCCATGCCCGACGTTCAACTGGCACCCGGGCAGCACCTGATGGACGCCACCGGGCCGGCCTTCCACCTGCTGCTGGCGGGCGACGCGGCACGGGCCGACCTGGCCCCGGCCATTGCGCGCTGGCGCCAGCGCGGGGTGGCCCTGGTGCTGTGGTCGGCCGGGCCGCAGGCCGCGCCCGGCGCCGCGGCCCACTGGCCCGACGCCAGCGGTCGCCTGCGCCAGCGCTACGGCCTGCAAGCCACGGCCGCCGGCGCCTGGCTCATCCGCCCCGACCAGCACCTGGCCGCGCGTTTCGCCGGCCCGGCCGGCAGTGCGCCGGGCGCGCACTGGCTGGACGCCGCACTCGCCCGAGCCCTGGCGCTGCAAACTGTGGAGGCCGCATGA
- a CDS encoding trypsin-like serine protease with PDZ domain (PFAM: Trypsin), protein MSKTSRFARLFTLASLSAVGGLLALWAVPAWVQNRPDAAPRAVAPRAPLAADEQNNINVFKATSPSVVHITTLQNQRDFFSLNMSQVPSGTGTGFIWDGAGHVVTNFHVIQGGNAAQVTLADQSSWQAELVGAYPDRDIAVLRIKAPKDKLPPIAVGSSRDLQVGQKVFAIGNPFGLDQTLTVGIVSALNREIDSVTRRTIRGVIQTDAAINPGNSGGPLLDGAGRLIGVNTAIYSPSGASAGIGFAIPVDEVNRIVPRLIRDGRVVRPALGVTSGPESFAKALGLPGGVPLVGVAPGSPAARGGLQPFRRGANGALLAGDVVTAVNDDAVADLDDLLTQLERHKPGDSVTLSLWRAGQTRKAAVTLGASD, encoded by the coding sequence ATGTCCAAGACCTCCCGGTTCGCCCGCCTCTTCACCCTGGCCAGCCTGTCCGCCGTGGGCGGGCTGCTGGCCCTGTGGGCCGTGCCGGCCTGGGTCCAGAACCGCCCTGACGCCGCGCCGCGGGCCGTGGCCCCGCGCGCGCCCCTGGCCGCCGACGAACAGAACAACATCAATGTGTTCAAGGCCACCTCGCCGTCGGTGGTGCACATCACCACGCTGCAGAACCAGCGCGACTTCTTTTCGCTGAACATGAGCCAGGTGCCCAGCGGTACCGGCACCGGCTTCATCTGGGACGGCGCCGGCCACGTGGTGACCAACTTCCACGTCATCCAGGGCGGCAACGCGGCCCAGGTGACGCTGGCCGACCAGAGCAGCTGGCAGGCCGAGCTGGTGGGCGCCTACCCCGACCGCGACATCGCCGTGCTGCGCATCAAGGCGCCCAAGGACAAGCTGCCGCCCATCGCGGTGGGCAGCAGCCGCGACCTGCAGGTGGGCCAGAAGGTGTTTGCCATCGGCAACCCCTTCGGCCTGGACCAGACCCTGACCGTGGGCATCGTCAGCGCGCTGAACCGCGAAATCGACTCGGTGACGCGCCGCACCATCCGCGGCGTGATCCAGACCGACGCCGCCATCAACCCCGGCAATTCCGGCGGCCCCTTGCTGGACGGCGCCGGCCGGCTGATCGGCGTGAACACCGCCATCTACAGCCCCAGCGGCGCCAGCGCCGGCATCGGCTTCGCCATTCCGGTGGACGAGGTCAACCGCATCGTGCCGCGCCTCATCCGCGACGGTCGCGTGGTGCGCCCGGCGCTGGGCGTCACCTCGGGCCCCGAGTCCTTTGCCAAGGCCCTGGGCCTGCCCGGTGGGGTGCCGCTGGTCGGCGTGGCCCCGGGCAGCCCAGCGGCGCGCGGCGGCCTGCAACCCTTCCGCCGCGGCGCCAACGGCGCCCTGTTGGCGGGCGACGTGGTCACCGCCGTGAACGACGACGCCGTGGCCGACCTGGACGACCTGCTCACGCAGCTGGAACGCCACAAGCCCGGCGACAGTGTCACGCTCAGCCTGTGGCGCGCCGGGCAGACCCGCAAGGCCGCGGTCACGCTGGGCGCCAGCGACTGA